A genomic segment from Pyrodictium occultum encodes:
- a CDS encoding radical SAM protein: MLLFERFVPERLWRRLRPDAVAVWSDPEVRRRLSWYYRVMRDEAPAKFMIARSVEVDEDPWRLDYEGLQDLKKSARRVFESLLREARRGELTLEALRKEFRSKPRYTLLHVDAVLAWRLANPCRLCERRCMIDRSRRIGACRLDSRVYVHSWFHHLGEEAPLVPSGTIFYGGCNFTCVYCQNHDVSQTAARRGEAINARKLAWIQKMLRVHGARNINHVGGEPTPSLPVIVESLLHLDVNVPQIWNSNMYMTPEALDILVDIVDLWLPDFKYGNDRCAMRLSAVPRYFEVVTRNLRAAVEWADMIIRHLVLPSHVECCSIPVLRWIAENLPRDRVLVNIMDQYRPEHLVARYPRRWPEIARTPTREEIERVYEYARRLGLVFEPVS; the protein is encoded by the coding sequence CGACCCTGAGGTAAGGAGGAGGCTCTCATGGTACTACCGCGTGATGAGGGATGAGGCGCCGGCCAAGTTCATGATAGCCAGGAGTGTAGAGGTTGATGAGGACCCCTGGCGCCTCGACTATGAGGGGCTCCAGGATCTGAAAAAATCCGCGAGGAGGGTCTTCGAGAGCCTTCTCCGCGAGGCTCGGAGAGGGGAGCTAACCCTCGAGGCACTTAGGAAGGAGTTCCGCAGCAAGCCCAGGTATACACTGCTACACGTTGACGCTGTCCTGGCCTGGAGGCTTGCGAACCCCTGTAGGCTCTGCGAGAGGAGATGCATGATAGACAGGAGCAGGAGGATCGGAGCCTGCAGGCTCGACTCGAGGGTCTATGTGCATAGCTGGTTCCACCATCTAGGGGAGGAGGCACCCCTCGTCCCCAGCGGCACCATATTCTATGGAGGCTGCAACTTTACCTGCGTCTACTGCCAGAACCACGATGTTAGCCAGACTGCCGCCCGCAGGGGCGAGGCTATAAACGCTAGGAAACTAGCCTGGATCCAGAAGATGCTAAGAGTACACGGCGCTAGGAATATAAACCATGTTGGGGGCGAGCCTACGCCCAGCCTGCCGGTTATTGTAGAGTCTCTACTCCACCTGGATGTAAACGTGCCGCAGATATGGAACTCCAACATGTACATGACTCCGGAGGCTCTGGATATACTCGTGGATATAGTGGATCTCTGGCTCCCCGACTTCAAGTACGGCAATGACCGCTGCGCTATGAGGCTCTCGGCCGTCCCGCGCTACTTTGAGGTGGTTACCCGCAACCTACGGGCCGCGGTGGAGTGGGCTGACATGATAATAAGGCACCTGGTGCTGCCCTCGCATGTCGAGTGCTGCAGCATACCAGTGCTTAGGTGGATAGCCGAGAACCTGCCCCGGGACCGGGTGCTCGTCAATATAATGGACCAGTACCGGCCTGAGCACCTGGTGGCCCGGTATCCTCGACGCTGGCCCGAGATAGCCAGGACCCCCACGAGGGAGGAGATTGAGAGGGTCTACGAGTATGCCAGGAGGCTCGGCCTCGTCTTCGAGCCTGTCAGCTGA